TCACTTTCACCTCACAGGGCTGAGGGGGGATTTACGAGGCAGACGCCTGCCTTGGAAAGGCTCAGGACCCAAACCAGCACCCCACCCTCAGCACTGCGTGGGTCTGGCCGGGTCCCCGAGCCTACTCCCCAACCCGGGAAGTGGGGCAGTGATCTTGACCTCCTGGCATCCTGGACAGTGGAGGTGAGGTGAGCAGTGGGGTCTGGCGGAGTCCAGCGGGCGGGCCGCGGGCATCCCCTGAGCTCATACAAGGCCCAGGACTCAGAAAACAAGAGCGCCCCTGATATCCATGGTTCGTCGCTCAGGCTTTGAGGCTGAGAAGCCTGGATGGGAGCCTGAGACGACAGACCTCGGTGCCTCAGTGTGCTTTACTGTGAAAAAACGAAGGCCCCCCCGCCCCGATCCGAGGGTTGTAGTTAGAGATGGGTCAGCCGGTGTGGGAGGGCCCGGCCTGGGGCCCACCTCCCCTACCCTGTCAGCAGCTCCCGATGGGACCAGCACATAGTGGGGACTTCTGGGCAGGAAAGGGCTGCAAATGCAGAGGTcagagcctggattcaaaccTGGCGCCTTCAGCCATTAGCCTCAGTTAACCCCGTTTTGGAAGAACGATCTCCCAACTCCCAAAGTTGTTGAGGGTGAGAAAAGAGTCAAGGTTGGGGTATGTCGTCGACACAGCCAGGCCCAGTCCACTCTGACCTGAGCTGCAACTCTGCGTCCTTAGAATGCAACAATGGCAGAGCTCAGTGAGGGGGGTGGAGGGTAGTGCAGGGACCCACAGGGGTTGAACTTGCCATCGACTAACAGCCCTCTCGGTTTGAGCACCCCTGGCCCTGCCAAGAAGCCCATGAGGTTCGCAGAGCTTGGTGCAGGGGCCACACGGTACATAGGTGTTTAGTAGGCATTGATGGGACTGCCTGCCAAGTATCTAACCTCTAGCCTCCTCCACAGCTGCTGGGGTGGCGGGTGTGAAGTCCCCAGGTCCATGCCCCGcgctttccctcctctcccctccaccctgtTGAGCAGCTGAGATCCCACTTCCCAGATGAGGGAGCTGAGCCCAGGCTGGGATGTGACTTGCCTCCAGCCCTATAGCGAGTAAGGGACAGAGCTCGGATTCAGCCTAGAACCGCCTGACTCAAAAACGCAGGCTCTTTCCACAGACGAGGCTCCAGAAGAGGAAATCAGTGGTCCCAAGGCATGTAGTGGGTCAGCAACCGAGCCAGGACTGCGCCCTTGATTTAGATGACTGGGAGACCCTTCCTGACCTTGAAGGAGTCCAGTTTCCCCATTTTGCAGTTAAAGAAATGCTTAGATTTACCCAAGATCAGACGGTCAGGACTGGGCttgggtttgtgttttttgtttttgttgtttttggtaacatttcattaaaatagaagttagaaaaagaggcacctggctagctcagtgcgtggaacatgtgactcttgatcctgaggtcatgagttcgagccccacattgggtgtagagataacttaaaatttgaaaaaaaaatacataattcagTAAAATACAACCCCCACactaaagtgtacagttcagtgttttttagtattttcacgtagttgtgccaccatcaccacaatcaattttcgaatattttcatcaccccaacaGGAAAACCTGTTTCCTCTGGctgtcactccccaccccccatctccccagccctAGGTACCACTAGTCTCCTTTCTCAATGTACAGATTTGCCCATCTGGACATACAGATGAAAgtatacaatatgtggtctttttttttttttttttaagatttatttatttgagagacatgggggagagggagagagagtctgaagcagacgcCGTGCTCAgagcggagcccgatgtgggactcactCTCACGACCcttgagatcagacctgagccaaaaccaagagtcagacgcttaaccggctgactcacccaggtgccccaatatgtgGTCTTCGgtatctggcttccttcacttggcacgatgttttcaaggttcagccATGTTGTCGCATGTCGGTGCTTTGTTTTCCTGCTGAGAAGCACGTCGTTGTGTGGACCCATCACATCCAGTTATCCGTTCGTCAGTTGATGGCtatgtgggttgtttccatctgTGGGCTATCTCAACACGGTCAGGAATGTCTGTGTGCAAGTGGTTTGTGCGGATGTTGGTTTTGTCCTGAGTggacacccagaagtggaattgttgggtcctAGGGGAGCCGTGTTGAACCATTTagggaactgccagactgtttctcTCAGCAGCTGCACCATTCCACCAGTAGTGTACAAGGATGCCAATTTCtgcacatcctcgtcaacacggGTTATCTTACCCAGTGGACGGAAAATGGcgtctcatggttttgatttgcatttccctgatggctaatgacgttAAGCATCTTTTTAGGTGCTGTATGAGCTTATCTTATGGACtattcgatttttttttcttagagaaatgtCCCTTTGGatactttgcctatttttttaaagattcattttatgtatttattttttaatttgagagagagacacagagcacaggggggagggacggagggagagggagtcttaagcaggctccacgctgagcgtggagcccgacacagggctcgatctcaagacccctgagatcacaacctgagcagaaaccaagagttggtgcttaaccaactgagccacccaagcgtccctcgtttgcctatttttaaattgtgtctttttattattgatttgtaaggggtgtttagatatttattttaagattttaaacagtttatttgagagaggaagcgagcacgagtgggagcagagggagagggaggagacaccccactgagcagggagcctgaattgggcctcgatcccaggacccccagatcatgaccagagctgaaggcagatgcttaaccaactgagccacccaggcgcccctgtttagatATTTTAGATAAAAACTTTTTACATATCAACTATTTTTTCCTGTTGGTGGgttgtcttcactttcttgataatgtcctttgaagcacaaaagtttgtgtttttcttttaacgattttatttttaagcaatctctgtaccttatgtggggcttgaattcacaaccccaagatcaagaatggCACgatccacagactgagccagccaggagccccttgaaAGTTCTTAATTTCGATGAAGTTCAATCCATCcaccatttttgcttttgttgcttctgCTTTCTAAGCCTGTTTTTGAGCCATAGGTGACCTAGAGCCTTGGCTTATCTCTCCATGCAGATTCCATGTTGGGAACGGTCACCACTCTGTGGCCTCCTGATTGGTGACCCTCAAGTCCTAGTTTACTCAGCTCTGACCGTGGGCAAGTTAAACGATttgtgcctccgttttctcatctataagatggggataataacgTCTACGTTGGTGTTAGGCTCAAATATGTAAATTCATGTAAAGTGCTCACAACAGTGTCCGGCGCTGTACGGAGAGATGTTTGCTCTAATTACTGTGTGTACTTGCTTGCTGTACTATTGTCTTTGTTGTACTATTGACTTTGCTATgactttgttgctgttgttactaTACAAGCGTCCCCTATAATATTGTCCTCGATGCTGTACTGTTCCGACTTTCAGGGTGAGTAACGTGCCACCCGTCTGCCAGATGAGGCCACCAGGGCCCAGGGAGCATGCCTGGCCGCAGAGACCCCCCCCCTTCCTGGCACCCCTGACACTGCTGCCCGTTTCTTGTCTCCGCAGGTTCGGGGCGCCCGCCCCCCACTAGGACAAGTGGAGGGGGTGCCCCCGCCCAATGGGCCTGGCCAGGGCCCTGCGCCGCCTTAGCGGCGCCCTGGAGCCAGGGGAGGGCCGCGCCGGCGATGAGGAGGAGGCCGGGCCGGGGCTGTGCCGCAATGGGTGGGCGCCGTCGCCGGCGGGGCGGCGCCGCGGGCGCTTTGTCAAGAAGGACGGGCATTGCAACGTGCGCTTCGTGAACCTGGGTGGCCAGGGCGCGCGCTACCTGAGCGACCTGTTCACCACGTGCGTGGACGTGCGCTGGCGCTGGATGTGCCTGCTcttctcctgctccttcctcGCCTCCTGGCTGCTCTTCGGCCTGGCCTTCTGGCTCATCGCCTCGCTGCACGGCGACCTggccgccccgccgccgccggcgCCCTGCTTCTCCCAGGTGGCCAGCTTCCTGGCCGCCTTCCTCTTCGCGCTGGAGACGCAGACGTCCATCGGCTACGGCGTGCGCAGCGTCACCGAGGAGTGCCCGGCCGCCGTGGCCGCCGTGGTGCTGCAGTGCATCGCCGGCTGCGTACTCGACGCCTTCGTCGTGGGCGCCGTCATGGCCAAGATGGCCAAGCCCAAGAAGCGCAACGAGACGCTAGTGTTCAGCGAGAACGCCGTCGTGGCGCTGCGCGACCGCCGCCTCTGCCTCATGTGGCGCGTCGGCAACCTCCGCCGCAGCCACCTGGTCGAGGCCCACGTGCGGGCCCAGCTGCTGCAGGTGCGCGCCGCCCCGCGGGGGTGGAAGGGACAGGCGGGGCAAGAGGGAGGGACCCGTCCTGGGGAACTGTGAGAGATGTAGGCCTGAGGGTGAGGTGAGTGGCGGGCCTGGAGGGCGCGTGGACTACAATTCCCAGCAGTCTCGCGGGCAGGAACCCTGCCGCCGCACCACCACCccccgtcccccctcccccccccccccccccccccccccgtcccccgtCCCCACCTCCGCCCCGTCCCCCGCCTTGTGGACTGAGGCTCCTTCCCGGATCACTTGCAGGAGATGGAAACCCAAGAGGGAGGTCTGTGACCAGTGCTAACTGGAGCCCTAGGCTTGAAACAGATCTTGAGACATAAAGAGCTTCCCGTGGCTTGAGGATGGGCCCCCAATGGGGTGTGGGATATCTAGACCTGAGAAGGCCGCATCTGGCCTGTGAAGGCGCTGAACTACAATTCCCAGAAGCCTCTGTGGGCGGGGACCGTGCCCCGAAGGGATGGTCTGAGCAGAGGTCGTAGTTTTGTGGGTGGTGTAAACCATGGCTGAGGTTTACAATTACCAGCCCACACAGTGGTACCGAGAGCGGCCCGTGACTTGAGGCTAGGCCCCTGTGGGATTGTGGGAGATGTAGGCCCAAGAACGCCGTGCAGTTCATACCTGCAGAAGAGCTGTGGAACGCAATTCTCCGTGGCCTCTGGGCATGGGGTCCTATAGCGTTTGTGGGAGACTTCATTCCCCAACTCAGTGGCCCAGTCGGCCCCACCAGCCTCCTGCTCAGAGGAGAACAGTGCTGGAAAAGAGCCCTGAACTGTACCTTatcaccaaaacaaacaaagcaactATGACCTCCTTTGGCTCCTGGGGTAGCGGCTCCCTCCAGTGACCTGAAGAAGGCGCCTTAGTGTTTCTTTAGAATTGTGGTCAAACTGCCCAAATTCTAGAGCAGTTGTTGTCCTTGACAAAGTAAAGGCTTTGTCACTTACGAACCCTGGGGTGAGGCTGGACTTTGGTGAGAGGAGGACAGAATGGTGGTGGGAACTACAACTCCCAGCagcatctgggggggggggtcttgatTCATGACTAGGATTCATGAGTAGGAGAGAGCCTCTCTCCCCCAGAAGTCTGTGGGGCGCTGACATGGCTTGGGAGGTTGGGTATGGAACCAAtggggagaggtgaggggaaACTACCAATACATGGCCTGAGGACTGCATTGTcccctacatacacacacacacacacacacacacacacacacacacacacacacaatgggacaGAGGGGCTTGTAGATAACCCAGAGGCTAGCCTGAGGCAGTGGTAGAATACGAAGTGTGGGACCTAGGTTGTCATCCTTATTTATCCCTCtatgcatatattaaaaaccatttttctatccctctcctccttctccaatGCTGCTTGGACATGACTCTGCCCTTCTGTTGTCTCTTTAACTTCGTCTCTGCCTTGCTGATTTCTGTGACTCAATGCCAATATCATtctgcccctctgtcccctctttttctctcttgcgTTTCTATCCCCAAACCCTTTGAGTGTCTGTCCCTCGCTCT
This genomic window from Ursus arctos isolate Adak ecotype North America unplaced genomic scaffold, UrsArc2.0 scaffold_19, whole genome shotgun sequence contains:
- the KCNJ14 gene encoding ATP-sensitive inward rectifier potassium channel 14 — its product is MGLARALRRLSGALEPGEGRAGDEEEAGPGLCRNGWAPSPAGRRRGRFVKKDGHCNVRFVNLGGQGARYLSDLFTTCVDVRWRWMCLLFSCSFLASWLLFGLAFWLIASLHGDLAAPPPPAPCFSQVASFLAAFLFALETQTSIGYGVRSVTEECPAAVAAVVLQCIAGCVLDAFVVGAVMAKMAKPKKRNETLVFSENAVVALRDRRLCLMWRVGNLRRSHLVEAHVRAQLLQPRVTPEGEYIPLDHQDVDVGFDGGTDRIFLVSPITIVHEIDSASPLYELGRAELARADFELVVILEGMVEATAMTTQCRSSYLPGELLWGHRFEPVLFQRGSQYEVDYRHFHRTYEVPGTPVCSAKELDEQAERASHSPKSSFPGSLAAFCYENELALSCCQEEEEDEEANEGDGVEAEDGTASPQVLTPTLALTLPP